From a single Micromonospora sp. WMMD1102 genomic region:
- a CDS encoding DUF4360 domain-containing protein has translation MISVLAIGSLVASLLGGSIVIPTDPPVEPPEEKIVIEVITINGSGCPAGTAAVAVAPDNTAFTVTYSEYLAQVGVGARPTDSRKNCQLALQVHVPEGFTYAILQADYRGYAYLANGATAVSRANYYFQGSSPTTYKNHNFSGPLDDSWQTTDTSELTSVSYAPCGEMRFLNINTELRVNVGTSNPATTTSFMAMDSTDGAINTIYHFAWKKCPTP, from the coding sequence ATGATCAGTGTGCTGGCCATTGGCAGTCTCGTTGCCTCGCTGCTCGGCGGCTCGATTGTCATTCCGACGGATCCGCCCGTGGAACCGCCGGAAGAGAAGATTGTCATCGAGGTCATTACCATCAATGGTTCGGGTTGCCCGGCCGGCACCGCGGCCGTCGCGGTCGCCCCCGACAACACCGCCTTCACGGTGACGTACAGCGAGTATCTCGCCCAGGTCGGTGTCGGGGCGCGGCCGACCGACTCCCGGAAGAACTGTCAGTTGGCCCTCCAGGTGCACGTACCGGAAGGCTTCACCTACGCCATCCTGCAGGCCGACTACCGCGGCTATGCCTACCTGGCCAACGGTGCGACCGCGGTGTCGCGGGCGAACTACTACTTCCAGGGCTCTTCGCCGACGACGTACAAGAACCACAACTTCAGTGGTCCGCTGGACGACAGCTGGCAGACGACGGACACCTCCGAGCTGACCTCGGTCAGCTACGCGCCCTGCGGGGAGATGCGCTTCCTGAACATCAACACCGAACTGCGGGTGAACGTCGGTACGTCCAACCCGGCGACCACCACCAGTTTCATGGCGATGGACTCGACGGATGGTGCCATCAACACCATCTACCACTTCGCCTGGAAGAAGTGTCCGACCCCCTGA
- a CDS encoding DUF4360 domain-containing protein — protein MSNVMAVGGVLAALFAPAVATEPVVTPAERITISVETVNGSGCPAGTTQVSTAADNTAFTVSYSDYYVLAGAGAKPTEFRKNCQLNLRVQIPAGLTFAVSQVEMQGFAYLQRGAKGTQLNHYYFMGSSSTGQQSHEFNGPYVGGFRTTDRAASLVYAPCGQERNLNINTELRVDAGDSESGTSLMVMDSSRGSVRSVYHLSWKEC, from the coding sequence ATGTCCAACGTGATGGCTGTCGGCGGAGTACTCGCGGCATTGTTTGCCCCGGCGGTAGCTACCGAGCCCGTGGTGACCCCCGCCGAGCGGATCACCATCAGTGTGGAGACCGTCAACGGCTCGGGCTGCCCGGCAGGAACCACCCAGGTCAGCACCGCCGCCGACAACACGGCCTTCACGGTCAGCTACAGCGACTATTACGTCCTGGCCGGTGCCGGGGCGAAGCCGACCGAGTTCAGGAAGAACTGCCAGCTCAATCTGCGGGTCCAGATTCCGGCGGGGCTCACCTTCGCGGTGTCCCAGGTGGAGATGCAGGGCTTCGCGTACCTCCAGCGGGGGGCCAAGGGTACGCAGCTCAACCACTACTACTTCATGGGTAGCTCTTCGACGGGCCAGCAGAGCCACGAGTTCAACGGGCCGTACGTCGGTGGCTTCCGCACCACCGACCGCGCCGCGTCGCTGGTCTACGCGCCGTGCGGCCAGGAACGCAATCTCAACATCAACACCGAGCTGCGGGTGGACGCCGGCGACTCCGAGAGCGGCACGAGCCTCATGGTGATGGATTCGAGTCGGGGCAGTGTGCGCAGCGTCTATCACCTGAGCTGGAAGGAGTGCTGA